The region CATCATAAAGCAATTTGGCCCCTCCGGAATGAGTTTGTTTTGCGTCTCGCCACGGATGTGTGCTGGTTGCTCTTGGAAATCTTAATTGCCGGCCCCCTCTATTTGGACCAGAACTTGACCCCCGGACCGCAGGACGAGTGTGGGGTGTCAAGAGCCGTCCCTCAGCTGACCATAATGGGGGTTAATTGGTCTGTGGTGCGCGACACGCATACATCTTGGTAATTAACAAGTGGAGCGAGTGAAAGGGCGACCAGGTCCAGCCATATGGACAGGCTTTCTAGGGGGACACTTACTTTCACTCGCCCTCTGGAGGGCTAAATATATCTCTTAGCCGGGAGATCTGTTAGAGGCCCGGGCATCAAGtgcatttcaaaattaatttatgggGCGTTGcgttaatattaatttcgCATGCTTTCTCTAGTGGCATTTCTCCCCAGTGTCATTGGACTTTCTTCAACTAGCGCAATTTATGGTTTCATTATGTTAATTATTGGCAATTGCTGTATGTGGCGCCTTAAACGAGAAATGCGATAACCTCTCTGCACTTTCTTAATTTAGAAAAGTTCCTAGGGAGGATGGTTCTCTGTAATAGATCCAGAACCACAAAAGCCTGCGCAACAATGAGGCACAGACCATTAGGCACTTCTATCCACCTGCCAACGGATTATTTCGTATCCAAAACTGAAACTCATTGTTGTGCCAGCCAAAAAAGCAGGGAAAGCAGCTGAAACCCACTTTGAACAATGCAACAAAGTGCATGCAGGATAATGGACAGCGAATGAATGCATAATGAATGGATTTTGCAGGGCCCAACAGTCCCGAATTAAAGAGAAATTTAAACtggaaaagagaaaaaattttagaaatcTGCGCAATCATTAATCAAGTTGCGCCACATCCTTGGACACTTTCACTCCCTCGGATTTTCATTAGCCAACTGTCAGCCGTCAAAGGCTGTTAACGATTCCCCTGATCCCGATCCTGATTCCCAATTTCTGATTCCCCTCCTGCCGGGTGGGCGTTGGAGTGTCCTTTCCTGAGGGTGCTTTACTTGTTGTTCGCCTGGCCCTAATTGTTATTTGGACAAATTGTTTTTCGTTAACCAGCCAACGATTAATGATGTGGTCAGTCCTTCCCTTCTTCGGGGGGAGTTAAACCATAAACCGCATCGGTTGTCTGGAAAATTTATAAGGGTTTCCGCAATTAAATCTGTACTAATTACCAACAATAAGACAATTAAGAAAATATGCCGTGAATCTCTGCTTGAGAGAGTTAAGAAACTTGTAAAAATGCTAAGGAAAACACCCTGAAGGGGAAGGGTTAATGTAAATTTGGGGAACATTTTATGGGGTATGCGACGGGATAATAgcaattatatttcttaatgCAGATAATGGGGTTACCAAGGTTtgaatgcaattaaaatatatttttttagtttaagatgttttaaaagtttaaggatacaattaatatttaagtaaataaatgaaaacagagataaatataaatagtattAAAATAGTTGGTAAAGATATCTAGCTTTATTAAGcgatttaaatttcaataaaaagtGCTACCTATTGGTCGATTTTTGCAAATTGCTCCTGCCTGGCATAGAACTCCTCGTCGGGCTCAAAGATCACGTAAGTCAGACGGGGCTGACGGGACTTGGTGGGTGGCGAGTTCATCTCCAGGGCGGCCGCCACACGCTCGTGGGCATTGAACTCGGTCATCAGGTCCACCATCATAGAGTATGAGATGCGGATCATGCGGCTTCCCTGGTCGCACCAAGAGCTGGTGACATTGTCGCTCTCGTTCAGCTCCTCATCAGATGCCGAGAATAGATATTTCAGGCGGAAGCCACCAAAGCCACGTAAGTTCAAGTATTTCACAGATTTTTGGGGCTCGGCAGCTTCTGGCTTTGGAAGTGGATCACTGCGATCCATTAAGTCATCGCCCGTTTGCGGATTAATACTGCTACTGCTAGTGTCGCTCAATACCATGTCGAGGTCACTCTCGCTGCTGGTGTCGTCCTCCATGGGCAATTGAGCAGTGGAGTTCATCTCCAGGTCGGAAGTGTCCAGCTCGGAGCGCAGGATGTGCAGCTGTTTGGTGTCCACCTGCAAGTACAGGTACTGCAACTGACCATCCGGACGCACGGTCTTGAGGAGCAGGCGCGTCTTCTCCATACTTATAGGGTAGGCGTCGTGCAGCAAGCGGATCATCATTTGGGTGGGTGTGATGTGGCCAAAGATCTCCTTGAACTCGAACGGAGACTCTGTGGTCACCAGGCGCAGGGCATCCGCGAAGAGCTGCGCGGCCACATCTCGGCCCAGATATTCGCCCACGGGCTGCTGGCAACGGGAGCACTGAATGCAACGATGACCCTCGGTGGTGGTGACCCCGATGCCCAGAAGGTCGGTGGAGACCACCAGGTAGTTGAGTCCGTAGAAGAGCTCCTCCTCCGTGGGATACACTGGTAGTTTGTTGCGGGCGCAGAAGTAGTTCTGCGGCATCATGGTGGTCATGGGAATCTCCCGGATCTGGAGGTACTGCCTCTCGCCAACGACCTTGTTCGCACAGTTGCCGCAGTGAAGGGAGCACCGCGTAAATGGGTTAATGCGCAGGAGCAGCTCACCCTTGTCCACGCTAACGGTGCGCTCGTCCAGAGCCCGGTGCGGGATCCGGCGGAGAGCGAGGCCAAAGGCCAGGTTGTTGCCTTCCTTCTCCACCAGGTTAAAGGGCACCTCGCCATCTTCGTTCCTGGTGGCAATGTCAAAGAAGTCATTCACCAGGATGCGGTACTCCAGGTTCTGCTCTCTCCAGCAGATCCCATTGGCACTGACTATTAGCTTCTCGCTGGGGCTTTCCCCCAGGACAGGCTGGAACAGGTTCATCGATCTGAGCAGCAGGACATTGATGAAGTTGCGGCTGCGCCTGTACGAGATGATCACTTGGTCCAAGGGCATTGCTTAGTAGTTTTAAATCTTTGCAATAGAGCACTCCGAATATTTTTCCCTCTCAGAAATGAAATGTCAAGTCAAAGTTGATAGCTTCCAGTGGTGGCAATAGTATCTTTTCAAAAAGGGTTGCCAAATGAAATCCATAGACTCACCTTAAGTCCATCCCTATActctttcaattaaatttaaataaaagcctGCAGCTGACCTTCTTTCGATTAAAAAGTAATCCTCATTTTTCATTCTCTTTAAGGAATTATCCTGTAAAATTGTCCATGTTATTCGATTTAGCCACATCAGCAGATTTTGTGTCCTTTGAAGTTGCGCTAGCTGAGCATTCAGATTACCCAAATTGTCCTGCCCTTGGTGCTGCCCACCTTTTAAAGTCTTTATCGAGGCTTAACTGGGAAAAGttcctgttttgttttttgatttcCCCTCGAGTGGGCGGTTGGGCCTGTGGAGTATCGTTTTTGGCGGATGCCAGTCGAGACCCCTTGGCTCTTTTGGACAGGAGATAAAGCGAACGCGCTGCTCTGCGGCCGGAAAAAAGTTTTGCgtcataataaataatttcaacGCATTCGTCTGGAAGGATTAAGTGAGGCAAAACCTGTTTTGGTTGCCTAACCATTTTTTCAGCGCTTTAAATTGGAGTTTATGGTTAAATAGAGAGAAGAATTTTTGAGTGAGATACTAAAAGAAGGCgtgacattttttttataaatcgtTATTAAATGTTTGACAAATAATGTATTGAtgttgaatattaaaaatcacGCTATCTATATTGTTCCTGCAATCAGTACGATAGTACTAGTTTTACCCATAATTTATAGAATCGAACTGCACTTAGATGATTAAACACACAGAAGTatctaaacattttccaatacAAAACTTGATAAGGTGCGAATAGATTTTATCTAAACATCAGACCATGAAGTATGCTGTGATAAGATGAAAAGATGTCAGGAAATGCACACTGATATGGTAACTAATATTTTGGATGTTTTCCAGGTAGTTCATGTGAGCCTCTTTAGCTCAGTGGCAGAGCACTGGTCTTGTAAACCAGGGGTCGTGAGTTCAATCCTCACAGGAGGCATTGGAaaggatttattttattttttatgcattcATTTTAAGcctgtttaatttaaaaatcagaCCTTGTTAACCCCCTAAAGAGCAAAAGCCAAACTGGAAATGTCACCCACAAATGTGTATTCAGTTTAGATACCGTCGAACCGTTGACAAAAGTaaatgttttacatttttaattagaaacTCACACAGACGGAGGGCACCCAGGAGCAATCATGTGTGACATTATCGCTGACAGGACGTCGGGCGGGTTCCCTTACCACCAACTCCATGAGAAAAGCTTTGCGGTTTGGGTAAACACTGTAAAGCAGAGTGCCGCGATATGCTCAAGGACTCGTCAAGGAAGCGCCAGCTTAGACTATCGGTTGACATCCTTGTGTCGGGGGTAAATATTGACACAAatgtttttgaataaaattcgACCCTCCAGTGACTCCAGAACTTTGTCTGCtcttaattatttgtttacgCTAGCTGCGGCTTCATTGCCctcttatttgtttataattaaggcactggcatttttccgtaCGCATTTATCTTTGGCACAAAtcactttaattttgattttcattcaactccttaattaaaaaccaacaaaGTGCTTCGTCGCGGCAAAGGACAAAGCGGCTGCCTTGTTGTTAATTAATTTGGCCTTAACTTGTGGGCAGAGGGGCACATGCATTGGGTGTAAGCCAATAAATCACACATAATCTCCAGTCACCGAAGAATGCTTCTTTCGTGATTGACGAGTTGCAGTCGCATTGTCCTTGTATTGTTTGACTCGATGCGAATTTATAAAACAGGATACTTGCATTCCAAAAGTGGTAGCGTTATAACATTTCAATTAActtcaaaaataacaaataaataacaaaataaaaaatggttcaacttttattaaaagaaTAGGTTCTATAAAGTAAGTAAGCATTTTGTTAGAAAGTTAGAAATCATGATTTAATTGgattctatattttttagtatttttctttattcttTTAGCTCAATCCACTCAAGTCTTACAAGGATGCGGCACGTATCAAACCACATTGTCTGTAATCAAGCGGCgcccgaaagtatgcaacactttGCTGACGCAGCCAGAAATTTCTCTAAAAGCCAAGTGATTTTGACCAGGGGGATGGCAATTTATCATTTTAGACTGTTGTGCAAGTGTTGACTGATGAGCCCGAGGGGCGGGGTAGTGGGTGGCGATATTAGGGGTGGCCAAAGCCCCTGCGCCCCCTTTTAACTTTTGAGCTCGGCACAACACAACTGACAATTGGCCTTGCTGCTCGGCTGCCTCCAGCTCCTTTGGTAATTAATTTTGATGGAGGACACATTGCGCTTAGTTGGCTTAGTTCACCCGCAGATGCGACCAGGTGAGGACAACTTTTTCGGACAACTTTTTTGGGCCACGTTTTGTGGGGCCGGGCGTTAATCTGCATCTGGCCAGCAGCTGAGGCAGAGGACGGCATTTTTGGTGTTTTAATTTTCGCCGCTTTTTGCCTGCTGGTCCATCAATGTCTGGCCGGCTCTGGAGCTACACAGAAGCCAAAAGCTATTAggggaattaaaaatgcatgaaGCCAAAAATGGGTTTTTGCTCTCAGCTCTTCAGCTGAGTCTTCAAGGTGCGTGGCACTTAGTTAATTAGCCGCAGACGGAAAAAAGggggagtgggtggtggctgCCCCACTTGACTGTGGCATTTTGCTtgacttaaaatatttcataattcataGATTCAATTGTTTCCCGAGTCGAGTTAAATTGCATGTTTCTTTGACTGCAATTACGCGGGGCAGACGATCGCATTTAACTGTTTGTGCACTTCGCCTGCCACggaggtgggcgtggccggtcGGACCACGCCCCCAGTTCAATCTCGCCTCCGCGATCTTCCTCATCTTCTGCGGTGGGCGGTGCggcgcacacacacccacccGCACCCTTTTCTAATTTCTTGGGAATTAGAGTTGAGAAATTATGAACTGGCAGCCTGGCAGCCCATCATGCATTCAcccattcattcattcacttATTTATTCATCTGGCTTAATTGCCAAAGACAATAATGATCACGGAGATCATTATGCTGACGACGAAGACGCAGAACAAAACTCTTTTATTTAGCTATGTTTGAAACTGGGTTCCGCATGCGCCAGTAATGCCCtttacttttcaaaaattaatataatacaaatttcAAAACTAAATTGTCGGCTTAATCacctttaaaaaaagtaatataatGTAATGTAGAAATGAAATGTAGAAATGaaatgttaaataatatttaattgagAAAACATTCTTTAagcacttttaaaaatgctgTCTGCCATTCTTGGAATTTTTATCTTTTGTTAAGATATCAGAATtgttgaaattatttttatcaaatattatagtgcatttaaaattctccttccttaaaaattgtaatattcaTCTTCGACATCTTTTTGTTGTCTCCTTCTAAGTTCTCGCTTTGCGGTTGCACTTTGCGGTTTGTGTTTGTTGTGTTCATTAATTGTTCTATTAGTTTTAATTGATGGTGGCACTTGCAAATGCACAAAGTTGAATTGCTGTAAGACAGATACGAGATACTTGCCCAAGTTGCAGGGAACCGGAGAAGAGAGGCCTTTGCTTATCACTTTGAGCTGCTACCTAGAGGTTTTCGGTTTGTGTTTCTTGACCAACCTCAGCATGTTGGTCATCTATACGACTTATTGATGCTGCAGATCAGATAAGTGTGGCACAGTTGCCGTTGCCGGCTGTTTCGACTCGTGATTATCTCCTTTGCATGTTGGGTCAGCTGCCGATGTCGAGATGCCTTCGGTGCCTTCGATGCCTGCGATCCATGAGATGCATCTCGAATGGCTCGCGACAACGATGACGTTGCATGTTGGCTGTGTGACACTTTTGCCTCGACGACAACGTTGTCCCCGAGAGACTCAAAAGTGCTTCCTCATCCTTGGAATTCCTTGAACTTTCCAGAGTGTTGAGTGGGAATTATGGCGATAAGCGATAAACGATATGCGATAAGCCACCCGCTGCTTGTATCTGCCCCGAGTTACTTGTATCTCGGCACGAGAAGAAGTTGTCGCCGCAGTTTTTGCATACTCGTAACTCTCTTGGCAGCTGGATTGGCCTAAAAACCCACAAATTACGTTTCGACCGGCCAACGCCAGCCTGGACAATCCGATTATCCGCTCAGTTGGCTGTCCATTTGGCCAGGGGACATTGAGGAACATTAAGAAACCGAACAGAATCCACCCTCATATCTGCTAATGTCACACGCCTTTCAGTTTCTTACTCCCAGAACCTCCGGCCCTTTGTCCTTTGTTTCTCTAACAAATTGATTCGGCAAAAACTGGACAAAACGGAACATCTTGCAGCATCTTACGGCCAACAGCCTGCGATCTTGGCCCATAGATTAGCCCAGGCTCCGGACCTGGTATTGTCATGGAAATGGTATTGCCATTGGCATATTGGTAGCAAAAGTAGCCATAGCTACCCAAAATCGGAGGCTAATTCGGGGGCCGGGGCTCAAAACAAACCAAACGCATTGTCTTGCATTTGTATCGCCTTTCTGAAATCTGTTTAGCACACAATGGCGTTGAAATAGTCTTATTGCTTTTTGAGTGCTATTTGCGTAAGATTTATGGTTTGATTCGAGTGCTGGCCGTACACATTTTCAGAATCGCACTTTCATAATTCATCGTAGATGCCACGAAAAGCAGCAGAAGGCCAGCTCATTATGCGAAACTTTtcaccgttttttttttttcctgagCGGGCTCAATTACCAAGTGCCTGACAGATGGGTTCAACTTCGTGATTTTGCAGATTTTCAATTTAGGCAACAAAACGATATTCAAATGTTGTCAAAGTCAAAGCCTTCGATTATTCCCGCCAGAGCTTTGACTACCGTTCCGAGAATGCAGACGGGCAAACAAACAGACACCCACCTATAGCGAACCCGGGGATCTCAACACCTCTGGATGGCCAGGCCTCCATCgcacccactcccactcccaacTGGCCCGATAAATTTCACAAATCTCTCAAATCGCCAGTTGAAGTCGCGACTCTTCAAAGCCCCGAACGATGTTTCGCTGGAAAAGCAGAAAGCTGAAAGCgggaaaaccgaaaaaccGAATACTGCCGTCcgagaaagaaaagaaaactgcTCGGCGCAGAAGGCGAAGAAGCCACCACTGCCTGTATTTATGGCATTTGCATATATTTTGCATAACGCAATCGATGGCATCGACATGGAAAATATGTTGGCCTGGCTTTGGGTTTTCTTTTGGGTTCGAGTTTGGGTTTGGGTCTAGGCCTCGCACTAAGTATTCTGCTATTCTTAATTCGGCTCGGCTACAAAACACACATTTGCATAGAGATGCGCATAGATTTGCTGGGAAATGATTGTGTGTGCAGTCACTGTCTAAGCTTAAGTATAAGATTCGGTGGCACAGTATAGTTGCCATTTCCCACCGGCGAAAGTTGGCCAAAATGAACAGCAATAGCGACAGCGAGCCGCCCTCAATAAGCTCGAACCCGAGCTAATGTATTTATGTATTCGCGAAAAATGATAATTAAGTCTACTTGTCGTCTATctgcaaaataaaatctaaacAAGATATTTTTCATGTTCAAAGTAAAACTTTTCCGCTACAACCAAAACGTGCGCGCCctcaaaaccgaaaaaaagagaagaaaaccaaaaacccaACCTAAAGTAAAGTCAATGGGGGCGGGGCTGTGTCGCCAAGTATCTGGCTgagatattaatatttaaaattcagtaGCAAACTTTTGGCACGTTATTGTTTGACTCTAGAGCATTTTTGCCTCGAGATTGTTATCAAAACAATTTCTGTTTGCTGGCTAGGCTACGTAGCCGCAGATGCAGATAGCGAAGTAAaagatttttgtttggtttgccCTCGAATGGGGGTATTTGCGATTTTCGGTTAAATTCAGTAGCCGGCAGTGGCTTGACCCGGCAACTGaactcaaatttattttttcccctggcAAATTGCACTGCAGCCCGGCTGATTGTCTTCGGCCAGAAAGGCAGTCGTTCAGCAGCCGGCAAAAGGCAATAATCAACGACAGGCTGCCACCGagagcaaataaaataaagccatGTTGTTCAATTTGTTAGCCAAACAAAGTAGACATTAATTGAACCCGGAATCGGTGGCCAGCGACTAAATGAAGTAATAAATGCGGCCACTTTTAAATGGGGCTAAGCCAGTCCTCAAAACTTCTGGTCCAAACTCACGGTGCACACGTTGCAAATGCAATAATTTGCAGCACGTTCGGCtgaccatcatcatcatctcgGATCTCGGATCTCGCATCTCTGGGATACGTCGGCCATGGCCCGATGGCATTAACCAGCGGCAAAATGCAAAGGAGGCTGGGTGCTGGGGAGGGTAGCAATCAACACCTGTCCGCGTTGTAAGCATCCCTTTGGGCCAGAACCACAGAGCCCAGCGAACGCATAATTTAAGCCGGCTCTATTGCCCGTTGCTCCTCCGTTGGTAATCCGTGACGATCGATTGCCTGGTGATATCCCCGGCCATGCAATTAAGTAATGCTGCTCCCCAGCCCGATATGTACAGGTATGCCAGCCATGAAGCCCCTCGGTGCAGAGTGGCCAGTGCggcaaattcaaattacatttattacgATCTGCTTTAATCTGGTTATTTAGTTCACTTATCGAAATCTGCTGTGAGCAGTCGGgcaaatttgttaaaaagaTATTGGCATTTATGTTGTTATTAGGTCTTATTAATGGTTGCGAGTCCGAGCTTTTGATAAGCCCTGACACCGCACATCGCCAATCTACCGAGGGTCATTTTCACGTCGCGCAATCCCAGAATCCCATTTCCAGCTAACAGAGATCCCCAGTCCGAGTGCTCTTCTGGCTGCAATCAAAGTTAGTGATGATCGCGTGCGATATTCTTATATCAGCCAAGAACATTGTATATCTTAAAGTGCAGACAATGAAAAGGTCAAAGGCCAAAcattatcaaatttaaaatattaataacacaCCTAAATTTATACATGAAATAAGCAACTATAACTGATTAGAGATATCATGGATGATTtagttataaacaaaattacttGAACGATATAcagtattttataaataatattttattaaataatttcatttccaGTACCCTGAAAAATAGTATCTTATGGATTCGTGTCACGACACGTGTTCATATTCAATCGAACTTTTGGTCGATATCGCTGCGCAGATTTTCTGGGTTCTTCGGCTCCAGCTTTTCAGAATTTTCCTTTGGTCTCACACAGCGCGCACAATTGACGCGTGTTGGCGATTGCCATTGCTCGTACCTTTCCATTTAATGGTGTCCATATGATTCACGGCCCTCCGTTACGGACTCCAGAAAGccagcaacaaccacaacaaccaGAGCCACGAAAAATTCGTTAAATACAATTGGATTTTTTTGCAGCTTTTCTGCTGCACTGACGACGTGGCTGGGGACGTTGATGATGTGCCTCTGCCACCACCTCCTCGGGATCCGATCCCTCCGTGGGCCAGGGAATCGTGCAATCGTTGGCACAGGCACTTGGCTTTAACTTTGGCACTGGGACTGGCACTCCCCCGCGGTGTGGCCTCCTCTTTTCGCCCCTCGGCCCCCTGGATCGCCCCTCCCTACCCTTTACAAAAACAATTGCAATTTTCAACTAATGCTTATTGCTGGAAATCAGTTTAGGAAAAGCCAAAGGAGTCTGCCTCGCCGAATATGTGTGTGCACTGGAAAACAATTGTGGGAAAcccatgttcgattttttcgtaattGCAAAGGCTTTCaaaatgggaacccaaaactgcacttctagattccataacttgagtgaATGTATCCCGATTTACAAGTGGGATATCTCTTTAAATTTGTGGCTGAATTCTCTAACACTCTACATTACATTATATCACTAAAGCGAgattcaaaattttgacccattttcatgttcgattttcacgtatttccaatggtgtCTAGTATGGGAACAAAatctgcacttctagattccataactttagttattgtaTTCCGATTTTCAaatgggatacctctttgaatttgtatttgtattctCTACAATtgtacattaaaatatatgctTAAAGTGAGGATccaaattttgacccattttcatgttcgatttttacttatttccAATAGAGTCCAGTATAGGAACCCAAAatctgcacttctagattccataactttagttattgtagtccgattttgatgtggttacgtctatgagtttgtggttgaattttctAACATGCTGCATTAgagttttcattttcatgttcgattttttccgTAAGGGGAaccaaaaattttaacttttccataacttgagttactGTTTCTCGATTTTTATGTGGGTTCCTTCTATGAGTTTGagattaaactattttttatttcactttaatTCAGAGAACTAAGTTTTCAGTGCATGGCTGGATTAGGAGTTGGAGCTGGGGATCGAAGTCATCGACAGAGTCACCGTCACAGTCACCTGGGCTGAACTCTGGTCGAACTCTGAGGCTGCTCGCAGAGCAGAGCACTGTGAAAAGCCGAGTCCAGTCCACTAACAGTCGCCCCTTTGATGAAAACTGTAAATTTACGAACTTTACTTTAATCACCAAACATGAATCGCGCACAGCATGGAGCTGCCGAGGCCCGATTCTGATACCAATCCTGTGGCCCTCTGGACCCTCCACCTCCAGGTATCCCCCCATACAGCATATCCCCGGCTCTGGGCCACTCTCTTCTGCTTCATAATCATCATCTCCATCGTCTTGGTCTTCTGCCTCCGCGATGTGGTTGCCGTTTTTTGCGGCTCTCTGTTTCTGGTTACTTGGGTTTTGGGTGTCGAAATCGCCCGTCAGTCTGTGGGCAAgttatttaacttttgttgctttatgaaatttaataatttatattgtaGATTAATTGGGTTTAATTAAGTGGTAACGATGTGAAATCTTGAAGGGGGTTATCGGCTAAGAGAAACGGGAAAGGAGAAGTATTTACGTAGTTATAAGTCTTGaagattttccttttgctaATGGAAATTCTCAATATTCACTAACTCATTCCCTACCCCCTTTAAAACTCCTCCAGCAACCACAAGCAACTCCATAAACTCAGTTGAACAACTTTAGCTGTTTGCATGTTTCAGCTGGCTGagtgaaaatatttcttagcATTTCAACGCATGTTCAGAGTTTTGTTTGCTGTCGTTGTTTCCATGTTTTGATTTGCAACACGCCGGGATCCTTTTGTCCTCTGGTCAGCAGGAGTAGCCCAGGGAAGGTAGGTGGCCGGGGACGGGAGTTGGCCAGCAGGCGATAACAGGGAGCAGGAAGGCGCTCATTGACTTTGCCCTCGAAGTTGTCATTTGTGCgtctgctgccgctgcttcCGATAACCAAGGGCAGACACGAACTCTGCACTtaggaaaaatatttctttgaattttaataaaattaatttgtttttaaggtACAGTTACACAATTATACCTTATCTAACAAAATCTTTACCCATGCTGAGAAGGTAGCAATatgtatttcaaatatttgtaaCTAAAAGTCTTTCGAAAAACATAagaaagagtttttaacaattttttgtaatttgattattattttataggaatttgatttttattatttatcaagtatttttaatattgtaattttatattttatatgattttCTAGTAATTTACTATCTACCAGTAGCTGGATTGCATTGCAAAGCCTATTACTATACTATTACCTAGAAGTTTGTAAGTTTTTCTCCCGGTGTAGACCACATACCCATGGATGTAGGGCTTCTCCGAGCCATTCCGTGTCGCAGCATGTTGTCAGTGTTCATGTCCATGCTTTTCGGGCATTCTTCTGTTCATCCTGCATTCTGGGCAGCCTCtcgatttgttttgttttgcttctgATTCTGGCACTGGGTCCTGGGCTCGATTCCTACTTCGATTCTGATTCCAATTCTGATTCCGAGgctggtttttgttttggtctTTTGTGTCGTCAATTGGTCGAGTGCGTGCTTTGTTGCCATCTCTGTCTCTGTCCGTCGAGTGTTTATGCctttgttttgactttggctcg is a window of Drosophila biarmipes strain raj3 chromosome 3R, RU_DBia_V1.1, whole genome shotgun sequence DNA encoding:
- the LOC108031232 gene encoding uncharacterized protein LOC108031232, yielding MPLDQVIISYRRSRNFINVLLLRSMNLFQPVLGESPSEKLIVSANGICWREQNLEYRILVNDFFDIATRNEDGEVPFNLVEKEGNNLAFGLALRRIPHRALDERTVSVDKGELLLRINPFTRCSLHCGNCANKVVGERQYLQIREIPMTTMMPQNYFCARNKLPVYPTEEELFYGLNYLVVSTDLLGIGVTTTEGHRCIQCSRCQQPVGEYLGRDVAAQLFADALRLVTTESPFEFKEIFGHITPTQMMIRLLHDAYPISMEKTRLLLKTVRPDGQLQYLYLQVDTKQLHILRSELDTSDLEMNSTAQLPMEDDTSSESDLDMVLSDTSSSSINPQTGDDLMDRSDPLPKPEAAEPQKSVKYLNLRGFGGFRLKYLFSASDEELNESDNVTSSWCDQGSRMIRISYSMMVDLMTEFNAHERVAAALEMNSPPTKSRQPRLTYVIFEPDEEFYARQEQFAKIDQ